A window of Bacteroidota bacterium contains these coding sequences:
- the gyrA gene encoding DNA gyrase subunit A: MADGERIIKINIEEEMKTAYIDYSMSVIVSRALPDVRDGLKPVHRRVLYGMLDLGVFSNRPYKKSARIVGEVLGKYHPHGDTSVYDAMVRMAQEWSLRYPLVDGQGNFGSVDGDSPAAMRYTEARLKKIAEEMLADIEKDTVDFRLNFDDSLEEPTVLPSKLPNLLLNGASGIAVGMATNMPPHNLREVVDATIAYIDNREIDIAGLMQHIKAPDFPTGGIIYGYDGVRSAFETGRGRIVLRAQHTIETTASGRERIIVTEIPYQINKAEMIKKTADLVNDKKIEGISNIFDESDRSGMRIVYEVKKDAITNVVVNKLFKYTELQTSFSVNNIALVKGRPMMLNLKDMLHHFVEHRHEVVIRRTKFELAQAEKRAHILEGYLIALDHLDEVIKMIRESATPQAAQDGLMASFGLSEIQAKAILEMRLRVLTGLERDKIKDEYTELMKTIAFLKSILADEGLRMQIIKDELLELKEKYGDARKSEIVYSAEDFRIEDMIADEEIVITVSHLGYIKRTQLSEYKTQNRGGKGSKGSATREEDFLEHLFTASTHNYLLFFTEQGKCYWMRAFEIPEGTKQSKGRAIQNLLNIAPDDKIKAYINVKDLTDEEYLNNNFIIMCTKKGTIKKTSLKAYSRPRQNGINAINVKDGDTLLEAKLTNGSNEIMLASKAGKLVRFPEEKARAIGRNATGVRGIRLGSETDEVIGMICISDPKSNVLVVSETGYGKRSDIDEYRVTNRGGKGVKTINITEKTGNLIALKDVTDENDIMIINKSGITIRLAVADLRVIGRATQGVKFIDLGKNDEIAAVAKVDAEPEEEISLDENGNPIVAEGTDMTGENNDEQDTTGSNPATEEDNK; this comes from the coding sequence ATGGCAGACGGAGAAAGAATTATTAAGATTAACATTGAAGAAGAAATGAAAACCGCTTACATCGATTATTCGATGTCGGTAATTGTGAGCCGTGCATTACCCGATGTACGTGACGGATTGAAACCGGTTCACCGAAGAGTACTTTACGGAATGCTCGACCTTGGCGTGTTTAGCAACCGACCTTATAAAAAATCAGCAAGAATTGTTGGAGAGGTTTTAGGAAAATATCACCCGCATGGCGATACTTCTGTATACGATGCGATGGTGCGTATGGCGCAAGAATGGAGTTTACGCTATCCCTTAGTGGATGGTCAAGGTAACTTTGGTTCGGTGGATGGAGATAGTCCGGCTGCAATGCGTTATACTGAGGCCCGCTTAAAAAAGATTGCAGAAGAAATGTTGGCCGATATTGAGAAGGATACCGTTGATTTTCGTTTGAACTTTGATGATTCCTTGGAAGAGCCTACCGTTTTGCCTTCTAAATTGCCTAACTTATTATTAAATGGCGCCTCGGGTATTGCTGTAGGTATGGCCACCAATATGCCACCACATAATTTACGTGAAGTAGTGGATGCAACCATTGCTTACATCGACAATCGTGAAATAGATATTGCAGGTTTAATGCAGCATATTAAAGCACCTGATTTTCCTACTGGTGGTATTATTTATGGATACGATGGTGTGCGCAGTGCTTTTGAAACAGGAAGAGGTAGAATTGTGCTTCGTGCGCAACATACTATCGAAACAACTGCTTCCGGAAGAGAGCGCATTATTGTAACTGAAATTCCGTATCAAATCAACAAGGCGGAAATGATTAAGAAGACTGCTGATTTGGTTAACGATAAAAAGATAGAAGGCATCAGCAATATTTTTGACGAAAGCGACCGCAGCGGAATGCGCATTGTGTATGAAGTTAAAAAGGATGCCATCACGAATGTAGTGGTTAACAAACTATTCAAATACACCGAATTACAGACTTCGTTCAGCGTTAACAACATTGCTTTGGTAAAAGGTCGGCCAATGATGCTGAACTTGAAAGACATGTTGCATCATTTCGTGGAGCACCGTCATGAAGTGGTTATTCGCAGAACAAAATTCGAATTGGCTCAGGCCGAAAAGAGAGCACATATCTTAGAAGGTTATTTAATTGCCCTCGACCATTTGGACGAAGTAATTAAGATGATTCGTGAATCAGCTACCCCTCAGGCGGCTCAAGATGGCTTGATGGCGAGCTTCGGATTAAGCGAAATTCAAGCTAAAGCAATACTTGAGATGCGCTTACGTGTACTCACTGGTTTAGAGAGAGATAAGATTAAAGATGAGTATACCGAATTAATGAAAACAATTGCCTTCTTGAAATCCATTTTAGCGGATGAAGGCTTACGCATGCAAATCATAAAAGATGAGTTATTAGAGCTGAAAGAAAAGTATGGCGATGCCCGCAAATCTGAAATCGTGTACTCTGCGGAGGATTTTAGAATTGAAGATATGATTGCAGATGAGGAAATTGTTATTACGGTTTCACATTTGGGCTATATTAAAAGGACACAGTTAAGCGAATATAAAACTCAAAATCGCGGTGGAAAAGGCTCTAAAGGAAGTGCCACCCGTGAGGAGGATTTCTTAGAACATTTATTCACGGCAAGTACCCATAACTATTTATTGTTTTTTACCGAGCAAGGTAAATGCTACTGGATGCGTGCTTTTGAGATTCCTGAAGGCACCAAACAAAGTAAAGGCCGCGCCATTCAAAACCTATTGAACATTGCTCCTGACGATAAGATTAAGGCTTACATTAATGTGAAAGACTTAACGGATGAAGAATATTTGAACAATAACTTCATTATTATGTGTACTAAAAAAGGTACCATCAAAAAAACAAGTCTGAAAGCTTACTCCCGTCCTCGTCAAAATGGTATTAATGCCATTAATGTAAAAGATGGAGATACATTGTTGGAAGCAAAATTAACCAACGGTAGCAACGAAATTATGTTGGCATCTAAAGCAGGTAAGCTAGTTCGATTCCCAGAAGAAAAAGCACGTGCCATTGGTCGTAATGCAACCGGAGTGCGTGGTATTCGCTTAGGTTCTGAAACGGATGAGGTAATTGGTATGATTTGTATCAGTGACCCAAAAAGCAATGTATTGGTTGTTTCTGAAACCGGTTATGGTAAGCGCTCTGACATAGATGAGTACCGTGTTACAAACCGTGGCGGTAAAGGGGTAAAAACCATCAACATCACCGAAAAAACCGGTAATTTAATTGCGCTTAAAGATGTTACCGATGAAAACGATATCATGATTATTAATAAATCGGGTATTACCATTCGTTTAGCTGTAGCTGATTTACGTGTAATTGGTCGCGCTACTCAAGGTGTTAAGTTTATTGACTTAGGCAAGAACGACGAAATTGCCGCGGTTGCAAAAGTAGATGCCGAGCCGGAAGAGGAAATTTCCTTGGATGAAAACGGTAATCCAATTGTTGCAGAAGGAACAGATATGACCGGAGAAAACAATGATGAGCAGGATACAACCGGAAGCAATCCCGCAACAGAAGAAGATAATAAATAA
- a CDS encoding tetratricopeptide repeat protein: MKKAVVLLALVGLSTLVNAQNKNIVSAINYFGYFMKDKNASDLAEAKKYIDLATEHEETKTKAKMWINRAQIYQAISDSKDEKAKALSPNPLEEAAKAYQQTIKYDEKKVYTEAPGNLMYCANSFLNTGVAFFNEKNYGKAVEYFEKSIQINKESFNKIDSNAIFNASLAADRGNMTDKAKLYFQQLIDMNYGGAADGARNYSMLAAVYNKENNTEKYLATIAAGRKAFPNDKDLIIEELNFYLKAGKDKEALANLDLAIKNDPTNQTLHFALGTIYDKLEQYENAEAAYKKAIEIKPDYFDALYNLGALYFNRGAKQTSLANDIKDDAKYRAAMVKVDDIFKQSLPYLEKAEQVGSEDKVTFKDLLNTLKSLYARTEQTEKMNAIKEKLKNY, from the coding sequence ATGAAGAAAGCAGTTGTTTTACTGGCCTTAGTAGGACTATCAACACTCGTAAATGCACAAAATAAGAATATCGTAAGTGCGATAAATTATTTTGGGTATTTTATGAAAGATAAAAATGCCAGCGATTTGGCAGAAGCTAAAAAGTATATCGATTTAGCTACAGAGCATGAGGAAACAAAAACCAAAGCGAAGATGTGGATTAATCGTGCTCAAATTTATCAAGCTATCAGCGATAGCAAAGATGAAAAAGCGAAAGCATTAAGCCCGAATCCGCTGGAGGAAGCAGCAAAAGCTTATCAGCAAACCATTAAGTATGACGAAAAAAAGGTGTACACTGAAGCACCCGGTAACTTGATGTATTGTGCCAATTCCTTCTTAAACACAGGCGTTGCCTTTTTTAATGAAAAGAATTATGGAAAAGCAGTTGAATACTTCGAAAAATCAATACAAATTAACAAGGAGAGCTTCAACAAAATTGATTCGAATGCTATTTTTAATGCTTCCTTAGCGGCTGATAGAGGGAATATGACCGATAAGGCCAAGCTTTATTTTCAGCAATTGATTGATATGAATTATGGAGGAGCGGCTGATGGTGCGCGTAACTATTCCATGTTGGCTGCGGTGTATAACAAGGAAAACAACACCGAAAAATACTTGGCAACTATTGCTGCAGGTCGTAAAGCTTTTCCGAACGATAAAGACTTAATTATTGAAGAATTAAACTTTTATTTAAAAGCCGGTAAAGATAAAGAAGCCCTCGCAAACCTTGATTTAGCGATTAAAAATGACCCTACTAATCAAACTTTGCATTTTGCCTTGGGTACCATTTACGATAAGTTAGAGCAATACGAGAATGCTGAAGCAGCATATAAAAAAGCAATTGAAATTAAGCCGGACTATTTTGATGCCTTATATAACTTAGGAGCCTTGTATTTTAATCGTGGTGCCAAGCAAACCAGTTTGGCAAACGATATTAAAGATGATGCGAAATACAGAGCAGCAATGGTAAAAGTAGACGATATTTTTAAGCAATCACTCCCCTATTTAGAAAAAGCGGAACAAGTTGGCTCGGAGGATAAAGTTACCTTTAAGGATTTGCTAAATACACTAAAATCCTTGTATGCTAGAACTGAGCAAACCGAAAAAATGAATGCGATTAAAGAAAAATTAAAAAACTATTAA
- a CDS encoding agmatinase family protein, with product MTSKEKKIQDFNPNDVGNNNNGVFGLPFTTDEAELVIIPFPWEVTVSYKPGTASAPLDILEASRQIDLYEPTIRDAWKLGIAMDEYPQDWFEKSSELRQKAEECIAVLADGGSSEHHDIQRIQKEILAETIAFNAWVKARALHFISQGKLVVGLGGDHSTPLGLINALSEVHDSFAILQLDAHCDLREAYEGFEFSHASIMYNALKNERVSGLVQVGIRDYCEEEVNYIARSNGRVKAFYDRDMKRNSYNGISIAQQHQQIISYLPEKVYLSFDIDGLDPKLCPNTGTPVAGGMEFEEALHLIEQLVSSGRKIIGFDLNETGCGEGDWDANVAGRLLYRICNLMAQSNGRIK from the coding sequence ATGACTTCTAAAGAAAAAAAGATACAGGATTTTAATCCGAATGATGTTGGAAATAATAACAATGGAGTTTTTGGATTGCCGTTCACCACGGATGAAGCTGAATTGGTAATTATTCCATTCCCGTGGGAAGTTACAGTAAGCTACAAGCCCGGAACAGCAAGTGCTCCGCTAGATATTTTAGAGGCCTCACGACAAATCGATTTATATGAACCAACAATAAGAGATGCTTGGAAGTTAGGCATTGCCATGGATGAATATCCGCAAGATTGGTTTGAAAAAAGTTCCGAATTACGCCAAAAAGCGGAAGAATGCATTGCAGTGTTGGCGGATGGTGGTAGCAGCGAACATCACGATATTCAGCGTATTCAAAAAGAAATTTTAGCCGAAACGATTGCATTTAATGCATGGGTAAAAGCACGTGCTTTGCATTTTATTTCGCAAGGTAAATTAGTGGTTGGCTTGGGTGGAGATCACAGCACACCACTGGGTTTGATAAATGCCTTGAGTGAAGTGCATGATTCTTTTGCCATATTGCAATTGGATGCGCACTGCGACTTGCGTGAAGCCTATGAAGGATTCGAGTTTTCGCATGCCTCCATCATGTACAATGCATTAAAAAATGAGCGGGTATCGGGATTGGTGCAAGTTGGGATCCGCGATTATTGCGAAGAAGAGGTAAACTACATTGCGCGCTCGAATGGGCGTGTTAAGGCTTTTTACGACCGTGATATGAAACGCAATTCTTACAACGGCATCAGCATTGCGCAGCAGCATCAACAAATTATTTCGTATTTGCCTGAAAAGGTTTATTTAAGTTTTGACATTGATGGATTAGATCCTAAACTTTGTCCCAATACAGGAACGCCGGTTGCAGGCGGAATGGAATTTGAAGAAGCCTTGCATTTAATAGAGCAACTGGTAAGCAGTGGCCGAAAAATTATTGGTTTTGATTTAAATGAAACGGGATGTGGCGAAGGAGATTGGGATGCGAATGTTGCTGGACGATTACTGTATCGTATTTGCAACTTGATGGCACAATCGAACGGGAGAATAAAGTGA
- a CDS encoding 30S ribosomal protein THX has translation MGKGDKKSKKGKITIGSYGVKRRRVGSKVAAVNPGLAAAPAKEKKAAVKKSAPKKEAAPKKEAAPKAKTSKKKE, from the coding sequence ATGGGAAAAGGAGATAAAAAATCCAAAAAAGGAAAAATTACAATTGGTTCTTATGGAGTTAAAAGAAGAAGAGTAGGTTCAAAAGTTGCCGCAGTAAATCCGGGACTTGCCGCTGCTCCGGCCAAAGAAAAAAAAGCTGCCGTTAAAAAATCAGCACCAAAAAAAGAAGCCGCTCCAAAAAAGGAAGCCGCTCCAAAAGCAAAAACTTCTAAGAAAAAAGAATAA